A region of the Desulfovibrio sp. Huiquan2017 genome:
GGTGATCTGCTATTCTCCCCGTCACGACCTGACCATGGCCCGGCTGGGCGTGGACCAGGCCGCGCGCGTGGTTGACGTTTGGTGCCGGGAGTTCGCGGGGCTCGGCGGGCGCGAAGACATCGGCTACGTCCAGATCTTCGAGAACCGGGGCTCGGCCATGGGGTGCTCCAATCCGCATCCGCACGGCCAGGTCTGGGCCACCCGAGGGGTGCCCATGTATCCGGCCGTCGAGGACCGCCGCCAGGCCGAACACCTTCGCGACAAGGACAAATGTCTGCTCTGCGCCTATCTGGAGACCGAACTGGCCCGGGGGGAGCGGCTGCTTTTCGAGAACGATTCGTTCGCGGTCCTGGTGCCGTTTTGGGCCTTCTGGCCCTTCGAGACCATGATCCTGCCCAAGACGCATCTGTCGAACATCCTGGAGATGAATCCGGCCCAACGGCGTGATCTGGCCGAGGCCATGGTCCGCCTGAACGTGCGTTACGACAACCTGTTCCAGACCTCGTTCCCCTATTCCATGGGCATCCACCAGGCCCCCACCGACGGCGGGGACCATCCTCACTGGCATTTTCACCTGCATTACTATCCGCCCCTGCTGCGCTCCCGGTCGGTCAAGAAGTTCATGGTCGGTTACGAGATGATGGCCATGCCCCAGCGCGACCTGACCGCCGAGTCCGCGGCGGCCCGTCTGCGAGAGTTGTCCGAGGTCCACTTCCTGGATCTGCCGGGCGGCGGAGAGGGCGCGTAATGCCGCACGCGGCCGCCTACGCCGAGGCCCTGCGCCGGGGCGACCTGGATTCGGTCCTGGCCCGTCTGTATCGGCCGGAGGATGTCGCGGCCCAGCGCGTCCGGTATCTCGATCTTCTGGCCCGGTTCGCGACATGGCCCGGCCCCGGCCCGGCCGTCCTGGTCCTGGCTCCGGGGCGGACCGAACTGGGCGGCAACCACACGGACCACAACCTGGGCATCGTCCTGGCGGCGGCCGTGCAGTTCGACTGTCTGGCAGCGGCGAGGCCCAACGACGAAGGCGTCGTGCGCATCCGTTCCAAGGGGTTTGACGGCGAGATCTCCGTTGCGCTCGACGATCTCGCCCCCCGGGCCGAAGAGGAGGGCACATCCATGGCCCTGGTTCGCGGGGTGGCCGCCGGGCTGGCCGGGAACGGGCGCAAGGTGGCCGGGTTCGACGCCTGTGTGGACGGCGAGGTGCCCCTGGGTGTCGGCCTGAGTTCGTCGGCAGCCTTCGAGGTCCTGGTGGGGCGCATCTTCA
Encoded here:
- a CDS encoding UDP-glucose--hexose-1-phosphate uridylyltransferase, whose protein sequence is MFFEDTPHRRLNQLTGEWVLVSPHRTKRPWQGQREAPDRAALPAYDKHCYLCPGNDRAGGAVNPDYADTFVFTNDFAALLPEPPAQGLAPQMDGLLVAEPETGTCRVICYSPRHDLTMARLGVDQAARVVDVWCREFAGLGGREDIGYVQIFENRGSAMGCSNPHPHGQVWATRGVPMYPAVEDRRQAEHLRDKDKCLLCAYLETELARGERLLFENDSFAVLVPFWAFWPFETMILPKTHLSNILEMNPAQRRDLAEAMVRLNVRYDNLFQTSFPYSMGIHQAPTDGGDHPHWHFHLHYYPPLLRSRSVKKFMVGYEMMAMPQRDLTAESAAARLRELSEVHFLDLPGGGEGA